One genomic window of Halovivax cerinus includes the following:
- a CDS encoding lipoyl protein ligase domain-containing protein, which produces MTVYLYRGRGETIDADREVSRGLLDHAAEGDRAVRVWVPHRRVAFGRRDANREGYEAARRAARDRGFRPVGRRVGGRAVAYDGETTLAFARAEPVSDLRSGIQDRYETLTADVVAALDEAGVAVVEGEPPDSFCPGTHSLRLPDGGKVVGLAQRVTADGALGAGIVLVDGCGELASVLGDVYRALDVAFDPESVGCVGPALTEPVDVPTAAVRQALERSLCSPVAARRECDPGVDVAVRSVGSDPA; this is translated from the coding sequence GTGACGGTCTATCTCTATCGCGGGCGCGGCGAGACCATCGACGCCGACCGCGAGGTGAGCCGGGGCCTGCTCGATCACGCGGCCGAGGGTGACCGGGCGGTGCGCGTCTGGGTTCCCCACCGGCGGGTCGCGTTCGGCCGTCGGGACGCCAATCGAGAGGGGTACGAGGCCGCCCGCCGCGCCGCGAGAGACCGCGGTTTTCGGCCCGTCGGCCGTCGCGTTGGGGGGCGGGCGGTGGCCTACGACGGGGAGACGACGCTGGCGTTCGCCCGCGCGGAACCCGTCTCCGACCTTCGATCCGGCATCCAGGACCGGTACGAGACGCTGACGGCAGACGTCGTGGCCGCACTCGACGAGGCGGGGGTCGCAGTCGTGGAGGGCGAACCGCCCGACTCGTTCTGTCCCGGTACCCACTCACTGCGGCTGCCCGACGGTGGGAAAGTCGTCGGACTCGCCCAGCGAGTCACCGCCGACGGCGCGCTCGGCGCCGGCATCGTCCTCGTCGACGGTTGTGGAGAACTCGCCTCCGTCCTGGGGGACGTCTACCGGGCACTCGACGTCGCGTTCGATCCGGAGTCGGTCGGCTGCGTCGGTCCCGCACTCACAGAGCCGGTCGACGTTCCGACCGCGGCCGTCCGGCAAGCCCTCGAACGGTCGCTCTGCAGCCCGGTGGCCGCGCGCCGAGAGTGCGATCCCGGGGTCGACGTGGCGGTTCGGTCCGTCGGTTCCGATCCGGCCTGA